A portion of the Dioscorea cayenensis subsp. rotundata cultivar TDr96_F1 unplaced genomic scaffold, TDr96_F1_v2_PseudoChromosome.rev07_lg8_w22 25.fasta BLBR01001412.1, whole genome shotgun sequence genome contains these proteins:
- the LOC120256378 gene encoding dirigent protein 19-like, with protein sequence MKKKKRTHFTVYWHDIVSGPNPSGAMVAQAPSTNTSTTSFGLVRIIDNPLTKGPTMSSDLLGHAQGLYAFTSLESVGLFMAMNFVFTSGKYNGSTVTILGRDEIFTDVRELPVIGGSVLFRWAQGYAQARTSVVNMTTHDAVVKYDVHVMHY encoded by the coding sequence atgaaaaagaaaaagcgaACACACTTCACAGTGTACTGGCATGACATAGTGAGCGGCCCCAACCCATCCGGTGCCATGGTGGCTCAAGCTCCATCCACCAACACCTCCACCACCTCCTTCGGCCTCGTTCGCATCATTGACAACCCTCTCACCAAAGGCCCAACCATGTCCTCCGACCTCCTCGGCCATGCTCAGGGCCTCTACGCTTTCACTTCTTTGGAGTCTGTTGGCCTTTTCATGGCCATGAACTTTGTCTTCACTTCCGGCAAGTATAATGGTAGCACTGTCACCATTCTTGGCCGGGATGAGATCTTCACTGACGTCCGAGAGTTGCCGGTCATCGGCGGCAGTGTTCTTTTCCGGTGGGCTCAGGGGTATGCTCAGGCCAGGACTAGCGTAGTCAATATGACTACTCATGATGCTGTTGTTAAGTATGATGTGCATGTAATgcattactaa